In the Cydia splendana chromosome 2, ilCydSple1.2, whole genome shotgun sequence genome, one interval contains:
- the LOC134802612 gene encoding uncharacterized protein LOC134802612, with protein sequence MKAFVFTLSLLALASVGYPRAMPTLYRLQPDVRPLPPQPDVRPLPPSPDVYPLPPNPDVKPLPPNPDVYPLPPNPDVYPLPPNPYVYPLPPNPDVYPLPPNPYVDPLPPNPDVRPLPPNPDVFPLPPNPYVIPLPPNPYVIPLPPNPDVRPLPPNPHVFPLPPNPDVRPLPPNPYVIPLPPNPDVIPLPPNPDVRPLPPNPYVIPLPPNPYVIPLPPNPDVRPLPPNPYVIPLPPNPDVRPLPPNPYVIPLPLNPDVRPLPPNPYIIPLPPNPDVRPLPPNPYVIPLPPNPYVIPLPPNPDVKPLPPNPYVIPLPPNPDVKPLPPNPDVYPLPPVPYVRPLPPNPTPIVY encoded by the exons ATGAAGGCATTTGTATTtacat TATCGCTGCTCGCGCTGGCGTCCGTGGGGTATCCACGGGCGATGCCAACACTCTACCGGCTACAGCCGGACGTGAGACCGTTGCCACCGCAACCGGACGTTCGTCCGTTGCCGCCTTCGCCTGACGTGTACCCACTGCCCCCAAATCCCGATGTAAAACCACTGCCTCCTAATCCTGACGTGTACCCGTTGCCTCCTAATCCTGACGTGTACCCGTTGCCTCCTAATCCATATGTATACCCATTACCTCCTAATCCTGATGTATACCCATTGCCCCCTAACCCATACGTTGACCCTTTACCTCCAAACCCGGACGTTCGTCCCTTGCCCCCTAACCCAGACGTTTTCCCTTTACCTCCAAACCCATACGTCATCCCCTTACCTCCAAACCCATACGTAATCCCCTTACCTCCAAACCCTGATGTACGTCCCTTGCCCCCTAACCCACACGTTTTCCCCTTACCTCCAAACCCGGACGTTCGTCCCTTGCCTCCAAACCCATACGTCATCCCCTTACCTCCTAACCCAGACGTTATCCCCTTACCTCCAAACCCGGACGTTCGTCCCTTGCCTCCAAACCCATACGTCATCCCCTTACCTCCGAACCCATACGTCATCCCCTTACCTCCAAACCCGGACGTTCGTCCCTTGCCTCCAAACCCATACGTCATCCCTTTACCTCCAAACCCGGACGTTCGTCCCTTGCCTCCAAACCCATACGTCATCCCCTTACCTCTAAACCCGGACGTTCGTCCCTTGCCTCCAAACCCATACATCATCCCCTTACCTCCAAACCCGGACGTTCGTCCCTTGCCTCCAAACCCATACGTCATCCCCTTACCTCCAAACCCATACGTCATCCCCTTACCTCCTAACCCTGACGTTAAACCCTTACCTCCAAACCCATACGTCATCCCCTTACCTCCTAACCCTGACGTTAAACCCTTACCTCCAAACCCAGATGTCTACCCACTGCCTCCAGTCCCTTATGTTCGCCCATTGCCCCCAAACCCAACTCCAATTGTATACTAA
- the LOC134802755 gene encoding uncharacterized protein LOC134802755, with amino-acid sequence MKTIIGLCFMVLLGLAVANRGPCGCLKTFEYCANDNETYHSICEYKCIHPTVQFQDWFILYNGPCIRESGESNRPYTGKYREIPETTTTNLQPETTTVPSDDDDDNHDAVCCEPHSEL; translated from the exons ATGAAGACTATAATAGGACTTTGTTTCA TGGTTCTGTTAGGGCTAGCGGTCGCGAACCGCGGGCCGTGCGGCTGCTTAAAGACCTTCGAATATTGCGCCAACGACAACGAAACGTACCACAGCATCTGCGAGTACAAGTGTATACATCCCACCGTCCAGTTCCAGGACTGGTTTATACTGTACAACGGCCCTTGCATCCGAGAGAGCGGAGAAAGCAACCGGCCATACACCGGTAAATACCGGGAGATACCGGAGACTACTACAACTAATCTTCAGCCTGAGACTACAACTGTGCcgagtgatgatgatgatgataatcatgATGCTGTTTGTTGTGAACCCCATTCAGAGTTATAA